The Calditrichota bacterium genome has a window encoding:
- a CDS encoding sigma-70 family RNA polymerase sigma factor encodes MWLELPLDLTAATDQSLLEQIRRQDEDAFRVLLERHEDRLFGLLYRMLGRREEARDLAQDIFLELWISPERYRPTAEFTTWLYRVALNRAISRLRRRKLLDILSLSPSRDWPDPPASESDRPDHRAEASDFQSRLTAELARLPARQRAALHLRYIDSLSVQATAEALGVSLKSAESLIFRAKVTLRRRLGEA; translated from the coding sequence GCTGGAGTTGCCTTTAGACCTTACCGCAGCCACCGACCAGAGTCTCCTGGAGCAGATTCGCCGACAGGACGAGGATGCTTTCCGGGTCCTGTTGGAACGTCACGAAGACCGTCTCTTCGGGTTGCTCTACCGGATGCTCGGCCGGCGCGAAGAGGCGCGCGACTTGGCGCAGGACATATTCCTCGAACTGTGGATCTCTCCGGAACGTTACCGGCCGACGGCCGAATTCACCACCTGGCTTTATCGCGTCGCCCTTAACCGCGCCATCAGCCGCCTGCGGCGGCGTAAACTCCTCGATATCCTTTCGCTCTCCCCGTCCCGCGATTGGCCCGATCCACCCGCCTCCGAATCCGACCGTCCCGACCACCGTGCCGAAGCAAGCGATTTTCAAAGTCGTCTAACTGCCGAGTTGGCGCGACTTCCGGCCCGGCAGCGCGCCGCGCTTCACCTGCGCTATATCGATAGCCTTTCGGTTCAAGCGACAGCAGAGGCGCTCGGCGTGTCGCTAAAGTCCGCCGAATCGCTCATCTTTCGCGCCAAGGTGACGCTGCGCCGCAGGCTCGGCGAAGCCTGA